DNA sequence from the Bradyrhizobium sp. CIAT3101 genome:
CCGCCGATGTCGACGTGATAGTCGAAATGGACCTGCCCGATGACCCACGGCGGATCATTGACACGAAGTGCGAGGCCGTGATTGTCACGCGTCTGCGGATCACCGTCGCCGGGGGCGGCCGGATTGCCGTTGAACACTGCGCCGAAGACGGTGACGTTGTCCGCGACCTGAGCCTTGAGCCGAATACCAGGCACCGCGATCGGCGGCGCCGGGCCGCCGGCCGGCAAATTGGTCGCCTTGATGGCGGGCCAGCCGAAGGTGCCGTTGATGAAGAGGTCGTCGGTCTGGCTGTCGAAGAACTCGACGTCGGCCGCCTGCTGGCCGGCCCTGATATTGAGGCGGTCGTTGAAGAAGCTCTGCTCGAAATAGGCGTTGTAGAGCCGCTGATCTGGCAGCGCCTCGATCTCGCTGATGGTGGCGAGATTTTGGATGTAGTTCCGGCTGAGCCCGCGACCGTAGATGATGTAGCCGTTGGCGTAGAAGCGTCCGCCGGTCCAGCCGACGAGCTTGTCGAGATCGGCATCGACCGACAGATCGAGCCGGCCGAAATGGATGGCGCCGCGCGAGACCCCGCCCGAGACATTGCCGATATTGTCGGCAATATAGGTCGCGCCGAAATTCAGTCCCTTGTTGGCGAGCCCGTCATGCCATTCGTTGAACCATTTCGGGAACAGCCAGTCGGCGGCGCTCTCGTCCTTGGCGCCGGCGAATGCGCTGGTGCTCGCGAACAGCACCACGGCGATCACGAGCGAGCGTCGCAACGCCAATGTTGGGGCAATCGCATTCACGGCCGACACCGTCTGGCCCGCGCTACTTCTTGAAAATGCCCGTGCGACGCATGAACAGATAGGCAAGGCCGATCGAGCTCACCATCAGCGCCGCCGCCCAGAGAAAACCCTCGTCCACGTCGGTGAGCGGCAGGCCCTTGGTGTTCATGCCGAAGATGCCGGTGATCAGCGTCGGCGGCAGCAGCAGCGTCGTCACGATCGAGAGCGTGTGGAGGTGGCGATTGCTCTCCTCCTCGTTCTTGAAGCGCAGCTCCTCCTCGAGCAGGCGGCTGCGCTCGCGCAGCTCGACGATGTCGTGGTCGAGCCCGTCGAGCCGCTGGGCGAGCTTGCCGGCCTGAATACGAAGCCCCGGCGACAGATGATCGGTGTTCTTCTGGTCGAGCCGGTGGAACAGTACGCGCAGGCCGGTGAGCTGACGATGCAGCCGCACGCAGGTCCGGCGCAAGCGCCCGAGCGTGCGGCGCATCTCCGGCTTGGCTTCATCGGCGAGGATGCGTTCCTCGATGCCGTCGATTTCCTGGCCGAGCTTGTCGGCCATCCGATCGAGCGTGTCGGCGACCTCGTCGACGATCTTTTCCAGGAGATGGGCGACGTTGTCGACGCGGTAGCCGCCTTCGAGCACGCGGCGCGTCGCATCCGCCGAGCAAAGCGCCTGGTGACGGCCGGAGACCAGGAGATGCTCGGTCATGGCGAAGCGCAGGAACGCGGTCTCTTCCGTTGCAGCATCGATGTCGCGAACCAGATCGGAGAACACGCCGTAGACGCAATGGTCGATGACGTGAAGCTGCTGGAACGTGTCGCTCGACAGCAAGAGATCGCGCGCCAGCGGCGGCAGCTGTGATGCTGCGATCCACGGCCGCACGCGACCATCTGTCAAATTGAAATGCAGCCAGAGCCGGCCATCATGGCTGAACTCGATCGGCTGGTCGATCGGCAGCGCCTCGGCGCTGCCGTCGCCATGCAAACGAAACGCCCATACCAGTCCAGGAATGACAGGCGCGACATCCGATGTCGCGCTGACAAGCATTGCCGGCTCGGCCATGCTGACCCCACATCATTGCAGCCCAATCCCGGGGGGCCGTTATTGGCCTCCTCCGGGTCCTCCGTGCAGTCAATTACGCCAGTGTTACAGTTTGATGATGGCGCGCCGCCCTATTCCGCGGCGAGCCCCGTCGCGGCCTGGGCTTCCTTGATGTAATCGTGCACGACGCGGCCGAACGGCAGTGTCAGGTCGGCGATGTAGTGATGCGCGCCGATGCAGCGGCGGACCGGGAAATCCGCAACCGGCGCGTTGACGTGCGGCACCAGATGCAGCCGGCCGGGACCCATCCAGGACCCCTTCGGCACGATGTCGATCAGGTTGATCGCGACGAGCTGGCAGACCTCGAGATGGCCGTCGACGCCGGGGATCATCTTCAAATTGATTTGCGTCTTCGACAGCGTGGCGCGGGTGAGATCGCCGTTGCCGGCCATGCTCTCGTGCTTGTAGCCCATCGTGCCCATGGCGACGAGCTGGCCGGCATATTCAAGCGTGCCCGTCAGTGTATCCTTGACGATCTCGAGTTTCGGGTGGGCGTACTTCTTCGGGAAGCCCCAGATCTCGCGGCCCGCCGCAATCGGCGGATCATCGTCGAGATACATCTGCGAGACGAAGTTGACCTCCTCGCCGTGCAGCCGCGCCGGGATCACGAGGCCGGATTCGGTGTAGCTGCCGAAGCCGGAGGAGTCCGGCATCTTGATCCATTCGTAGTGTACGATCGGCTGGTCGATCGGCTCCAGCGGCTCAGGCAGGCCGGCACGGATCAGGTCCGGGTCGGTCTCGTAGGTGATCACCAGGAATTCGCGGTTGACGAAGCGGTACGGGCCGGCCGGATAGCTCGGCCCGGCGGCCGGCATGGACGGAAGCCTCAGCACGTCTTCCCTGCGCATCGCTGTCTCCTCTGGTGATCCGGTAAGTTCCGACTTCACGCAGATTGCTAGCTGCCGTCATTGACTGCGATGTGACCGATTTCCGTCAGGGACACGACCTCCGGCCATTCCCGTCGCGGTTGACCTGCATGCAAAGGCGGCATCGGCCTGCTTTGTCATCACGCCGTCACCACCGGCCGCAATCGTCCGGCGAAGGCTGGAGGTATCGCCATGGACGCTCGCACGTCGCAACCGACACATCCATCAGCCGCCCGCGCGGGGCTGGCGGCCCGAACGCTGCGATCGCGTCGCGCTGGTCCTGCAGGGCGGCGGCGCGCTCGGCGCCTACCAGGCCGGCGTCTACCAGGCGCTGCACGAGGCCGGCATCGAGCCCGACTGGGTCACCGGCGTCTCGATCGGCGCGATCAACTCGTCCATCATCGCCGGCAACAAACCGGAGAAGCGGCTCGAAGCGCTGCGCATCTTCTGGGAGCGCATCACCAACCGCAAGATCTGGCACTACACGCCGGACGGCGACATCTTCCGCCAGTGGCGCAACCTCTACAGCTCCTGGATGACATCGGCGATGGGCCAGCCCGGCTTCTTCACGCCGCACCAGGTCAATCCCTGGTTCAGCCCGGTCGGCGCCAAGACCGCGACCAGCTACTACGACACGGCCGCGTTGAAGGCGACCTTGCTCGAGCTCGTCGATTTCGACCTCATCAACGAAAAGAAGATCCGCTTCGCAGTCGGCGCGGTGAACGTGCTCTCCGGCAACTTCATCTATTTCGACAACGCCCATGACGAGATCGAGCCGGAGCACATCATGGCCTCCGGCGCCCTGCCCCCGGCGCTGCCGATGGTGCGGATCGGCACCGATCATTTCTGGGACGGCGGCATCGTCTCCAACACGCCGCTGCAGCACCTGCTCGACCAGGAGGACGCGATCAATTCGCTGGTGTTCCAGGTCGACCTGTTCAGCGCGCGCGGTGTGCTGCCGCGCTCGATCCAGGACGTGATGGCCCGCCACAAGGACATCATGTATTCCTCGCGCACCCGCCATAACACCGACGTCTATCGGCGCACGCATAATCTCAAGGTGCTGCTCTACAAGGCCTTGGCGAAGATCCCGGACGAGCAGCTCTCCGACGAGGACCGCCAGCTGAAATCGAGCCTGCGCCGGATGCCGGAGATCGCGATCCTGCACCTGATCTACCAGCAGAAAGCCTACGAGGGCGATGCCAAGGACCACGAATTCTCGGGCACCTCGATGCGCGAGCACTGGACAAGCGGCTACGAGGACACCAAGCGCACGCTGAAGCGCCGCGACTGGATCAAGATGCCCGACGAAGGCATGGGGCTCGTCGTGCACGACGTGCACCGGGAGACGGAGAGCGCCTGACGGGCGCTCTCGACAAAACGTCGAAAACAACCCCATGCACAGTAGAGATCGTCCAAGAATTTAGATTCGCGACCACTAGCGCCCTGGCACGCGGTTTGACTCGTCGTTTGACACGTCGGGCAAAACACCTGCACAATGCCATCATTGCAAAATCGCACGACTGATCCGCTCTGCGCCAACGCGCGACGTGGCGAGCTTGCGCCCGGCGCCGTACATTGAGCGTTGAGAGCGTCAGACGGCAAGGTCAATCCGCGCGGTGCAGACAGTCACGATCCAATGTGCCGCCAGCTTCGCAATGACCTCGTCGATGCGCGGGAGACAATCATGATTCAAGTCGTACAGGCCTTCGACCGAAAAGAGATCACCGAGCTCGCCAGTGACGACGCTGCCGCATTGGACGCGAAGTTCGAGACCGCGCGAAAGCTGCTCGCGGACCGAAAGGCCTGGCTGAAAACCCATCAGCGGATCGCCATCCTCCACAAGCTCGCCGATCTCGTTGCCGAGAAGCGGCAGGATTTCGGCATCCTGATCGCACGGGAGGGCGGAAAGCCGCTCACGGACGCATTGATCGAGACCGACCGGGCGATCGACGGCATCCGCTCTGCGGCGGATTTTCTGCGAACCCGCGCCGGGGTCGAGATCCCCATGGGCCTGACGCCCGCAAGCGACGGCCGCCGGGCCTGGACCATCAAGGAGCCGATCGGCATCGTCGCGGCAATCTCCGCCTTCAATCATCCCCTCAACCTGATCGTTCACCAGGTCGCGCCGGCGATTGCGACCGGTTGCCCGGTGATCGTGAAGCCTGCGGGCACGACGCCGCTGTGCTGCGTGGAACTGGTGAAGCTTGTTCACAAGGCCGGCATGCCCGAAGGCTGGGTCCAGACGTTCCTCCCGGAAGATCAAAGCCTTCCGGAAAAATTTGCAACCGACCCGCGCGTCGCCTTCCTTAGCTTTATCGGATCGGCGCGTGTCGGCTGGCACCTGCGATCGGTCATCACACCCGGTGCGCGCTGCGCGCTGGAGCACGGCGGCGTCGCTCCCCTGATCATCGACCGCAGCGCCGATCTCGAGAAGATCATCGAGCCGGTCGTCAAGGGCGGATATTACCACGCCGGCCAGGTCTGCGTATCGGTCCAGCGGATCTATGTGCACTCATCGCTTCAGAGGGAATTCATCGACAGGATGGCCGCAAGGGTCGAGGCCCTGAAGGTGGGAGATCCGACGCGTCCCGAGACCGAGGTCGGACCGCTGATCACACCGCGGGAGGTCGAGCGTGTCGAAGGTTGGATCGCAGAGGCCACCTCTCGCGGAACGCGCCAGATCGGCGGCGGACGGCTGAGCGAGACGACCCTCAAGCCATCGATTCTCGTCTCGCCACCGCGCGACGCAAAAGTCTCCACCCTGGAAGTCTTCGGGCCGGTGACCTGCGTCTATCCGTTCGATCGCATCGACGATGCGATCGCAGAAGCCAATTCACTTCCGGTCTCGTTCCAGTCCGCGATCTTCACGCGCGATCTCGCCACGGCCCTCGATGCGGCGGAGCGCCTCGATGCGGCGGCAGTGATGATCAACGATCACACGGCCTTCCGCACCGACTGGATGCCCTTCGCGGGTCGTCGCGTATCGGGCCACGGCGTTGGAGGCATCCCTTATACGATGCACGAGATGACCGCGGAGAAGATGATCGTGTTCAAGTGAACGTGAACCCGCAGTCAGACGCGCAGGCCAGCACCTGCTCGCGCAGCGACCTAACAGGAAAAACCTAACTCTAGCGCGAGGCCATTCGCGACGCGTCCTCGCCGAGCTGCTGGCCCTGGGCGAGCCTCTGCCTGATCATTCCCATGACGGAGGTCACGTCCTCGAAGGCTCTGGAGTGCGCGTCATCGCCGCCCAGGTGCGTCAGGTCGAACACCGCGATCTTCTGCTGCGCAAGCGCGCTTCTGTACGGCTCGTCCTGCGGATTGAATTCGCCGAGACGGGCTGTGCCTCCGGCAAGGGACCTCGATATTTTCAGAGCGACATCATCCTGAGACAGGAACAGCCCGATGCGGGGACGCCGCGGTCCCGCCGCACTGATCTGGCTGATGAACTCGTCAAAGCCGATGTCGGGCGCGACAAGCGCGACATTCTTCAGCTTCGAGGGCGGTCCACCGTGCTGTGCCCTGTTCCGCAGCGCAGCGAGCGTCACCAGGCAGCCCATGGAGTGGCAGACGAACGTGATCTCCTTGATCGCCGGATTGGCGTTCACGCTGTCGACCAGTGCTGCCAGCGCCGCACCCGATTGTCCCGCGACCTTGCGGTCGTATTCGTAGGAGCCGAGGTTTCCGGCGCCCTGCGATGGCCACGAAAACAGGATGGGAATGACGGGAATCCGGCCGTCATGAACGAACTGGGCGTAGCGGTACACCGCGTCGTCAAAACGGTTGTTGAAGCCGTGAACGAAGACCATCGCCTTGTTGAGATGCCTGGCCTTTACCGCGTTGGTCATGGCAGCGTTGAATCCGGCGCGATCCAGATAGCCCGCCGATGCCGTGACGAACTCCTTGCGCGGATCGCCGGGGGGCGAGAGCGGCCACTGGATTTCACCCACCGTGCGCGATCCGTCCGGCGGAATCGACACGGTCACTTCTGCGAACGCCATCTCGCCGGACTGCTCGCGGCTGAACATCTCGCCGGGATCGCTGCCGGATCGCGTGCGCGTTGTTCCGATCAGGATCGGGACTCGGGAGGTTGCTTCAACGGCCTCGCTACTCGGGATCAGCACGCCTTGCAGGGGGCGCAACGTGCAGGAGGCGGAGGCCAGAACCGTCAACGCGACAGCAGCGACATGCAAAGACGCAACTGTACGGCGCCGCAGATACATCCCGCCCTCCTCCCGGCGTCCCCTTCCACGATCAGGAACAGTTTTGCACGTTCCTCTCGTCGGTCTCAACCATCGACGTGGCCAGCAGGCGCAACCTGTACCAAAATGGGCTGCGCGGAATTCCGCTTGATCCAGATCAATGTTCACTTGCGCCCGTCGTCAACGGCCGCAAATCGATGCGCTAGAACTTCGGCCCCAGGCCTCCCGCCCCGCCCGGCCCGCCACCGCCGCGCCCGCGCCGTCCGCCGCCGTCAGACGGCGGCGATGAGCCGCCTTTCAGTTCGGCAGCCGTGACCTTGCAGTCCGCGTTCGCGTCGTATTGGCCGATGAAGCGGCTTGGCTTGTCCACGAGCTCGGAGCGGCTCACCTTGCCGTCGCCATTGTCGTCGAAATAGCCGAGCTCCGCCTGGGCGAAGCTCCGCTCGGCGCGTCGGATGACGGGGAATTCCGACGCGCTCAGAAAGCCGTCGCGGTTCTTGTCGGCCAGCCGGAACAGCTGGTCCATGTATCGCTTCCATTCATCGCAGGTGTAGGTGCCGTCGTGGTCGTAGTCCCAGATCGGCGGCCCGTCAGGAAGAGGATCCGCGCGCGGCGGCGTCCCGCCTCCCGGGGGCATTTGTGCGCGAGGTTGACCGATGGAAGCGAGAAAGAATATCGCGGTGAGCAAATGCCTGACGGCCCGTGATGCGCGCACCGTCACTTCACGTCCTTGTTCAATTCGATCGCGACTTCCGACATCCAGGACCCCGGCGCCTCCATCAGGAACGACTGATGATTGGCCTTGGTCTGGATCGTCACCAGCGCAGCCACGGTGTTTCCTTCGATGCGCGCCTCGATCAAGCCGTCCTTGTTGGTGCCGGTGACCTTGCCGCCCTGCCGATACTCGTGCTCGAACCAGTTTCCGGACAGCTCGGTTCCGTTCTGATCGATGTTCGCGGACAGGACCATCTTGTACGCATCGCTCGCGCAGCGCAGGTCGAGGCTCACGGAACGTCCGGGCCTGGTGATGTCGTACGCCACCTTGCAGCGCACCTTCTCACGCGGGCCGTCCGATGGCTTCATCGAACCGGTGCCCGACCATGTGCCGCCCAGGCTGTCGAACACCGGCTCTGCGTGCACCGATGTGATGCTTGCGAGCATCAGGCAGGCCACGCCTGCGCCAAGACGTGTCGCCGAAGGTTTCAATCGCATCTGCCAATCCTGCTTGCGGGGTCGGGGCCCCTCCTAGGACGAGACAGCCGCAAGATGTTGGCGAACATGTTTGGAGATGTTGCCAAGATTGTCCCGGTGTGACCGATATTGCCGTTAGACTTCGCGGCCCAAACGTGGACACTGCCCTTAAAGCGCTTCGCGCGCGCAGTGCACACCAAGATGCGCCAGGGGAAACAAAATGCCGACTGCCTTCCCGTCACCCGTACCCGCCATTCCGACCGCACCTGTGACCGCAGAGCTACGCGACGCCCTGCGCGCGATCGTGGGCGATAAGGGATTTATCGAGGACGAGCACGCCAAGCAGCCGTTCGTCACGGACTGGCGGGGGCTGCTGGTGGGCGGCGCCGGGGCCGTCATACGTCCCGGCAGCACCGAGGAGGTCTCGAAAGTGGTCCGGCTATGCCACGACCACGGCGTCGCGATCGTGCCACAGGGCGGCAACACCGGGCTGATGGGCGCCGCCACGCCCTGGCCCGCCCATACCGGCATCGTGCTGTCGCTCGGCCGGATGAACCGCGTGCTGGACGTCGATCCCGTCGGCTATGCGATGACGGTGGAGGCCGGCTGCGTCTTGCAGACGCTGCAGGAGACCGCGGCCAGGCACGACAGGTTTCTGCCGCTGAGCCTTGGCGCCGAGGGCTCCTGCATGATCGGCGGCAATCTCTCGACCAACGCCGGCGGCGTGCAGGTGCTGCGCTACGGCAACGCGCGCAACCTCGTGTTCGGTCTCGAGGTCGTCCTGCCCAACGGCGACGTCTGGAACGGACTGCGTGCGCTGAAGAAGGACAACACCGGCTACGACCTCAAGCACCTCTTCATGGGCGCCGAGGGCACGCTCGGCATCATCACCAAGGCCGTCCTCAAGCTATGGCCGGCGCCGAAGGACGTCGCCACGGCGTGGCTGGCGGTCCGCGATCCGCGCGCGGCGCTGGAGATCCTCTCCGAAGCGCATGCGGCCTCCGAGGACAATGTCGGGTCCTGCGAGCTCTTGAGCCGCGCGGCCGTCGACCTCGTGATGCGCCACATTCCCGGCGTCCAGGACCCGCTCAAGGCGGACACACAATGGTACCTGCTGCTCGAATGGTCGTCCTCGCGCCCCCGGCAGGACGGGGCCACCGGCATGTCGGAGAAGCTCGAGCAGTTTCTCGCCGACCAGCTCGAGGCCGGTCGCGTGATCGACGCGGTGATCGCGCAGACCGTCAGCCAGTCGCGCAACATGTGGCGCATCCGTGAGGCCATGGCCGAGGCCTCCCGCGCCGAGGGACCGGGGATCAGCTACGACATGTCGGTGGCGATCTCAAAAATTCCGGAGTTCATCGACAAGGGGCTCAAGGCCGTGCTCGAC
Encoded proteins:
- a CDS encoding carbohydrate porin, which translates into the protein MAPTLALRRSLVIAVVLFASTSAFAGAKDESAADWLFPKWFNEWHDGLANKGLNFGATYIADNIGNVSGGVSRGAIHFGRLDLSVDADLDKLVGWTGGRFYANGYIIYGRGLSRNYIQNLATISEIEALPDQRLYNAYFEQSFFNDRLNIRAGQQAADVEFFDSQTDDLFINGTFGWPAIKATNLPAGGPAPPIAVPGIRLKAQVADNVTVFGAVFNGNPAAPGDGDPQTRDNHGLALRVNDPPWVIGQVHFDYHVDIGGSTLAGNVTPGGWYHFGDFDSQRFTADGFSLADPTGSGIPAKLRGNYGIYAVVEQALWRPPGTEIEKTVSASIPGVTAFGRIAYSPPDRNLIDLYVDGGVGFVGFTPGRPLDRFGIGLAYMRISGAARSLDVDTQIFSGIQSPVRSSEGLLEIIYEAHIKPGWLIAPYFQYVRRPSGGIPNPNDPTGVSRIGDAAVFGVTTTLRY
- a CDS encoding transporter → MAEPAMLVSATSDVAPVIPGLVWAFRLHGDGSAEALPIDQPIEFSHDGRLWLHFNLTDGRVRPWIAASQLPPLARDLLLSSDTFQQLHVIDHCVYGVFSDLVRDIDAATEETAFLRFAMTEHLLVSGRHQALCSADATRRVLEGGYRVDNVAHLLEKIVDEVADTLDRMADKLGQEIDGIEERILADEAKPEMRRTLGRLRRTCVRLHRQLTGLRVLFHRLDQKNTDHLSPGLRIQAGKLAQRLDGLDHDIVELRERSRLLEEELRFKNEEESNRHLHTLSIVTTLLLPPTLITGIFGMNTKGLPLTDVDEGFLWAAALMVSSIGLAYLFMRRTGIFKK
- a CDS encoding acetoacetate decarboxylase, which gives rise to MRREDVLRLPSMPAAGPSYPAGPYRFVNREFLVITYETDPDLIRAGLPEPLEPIDQPIVHYEWIKMPDSSGFGSYTESGLVIPARLHGEEVNFVSQMYLDDDPPIAAGREIWGFPKKYAHPKLEIVKDTLTGTLEYAGQLVAMGTMGYKHESMAGNGDLTRATLSKTQINLKMIPGVDGHLEVCQLVAINLIDIVPKGSWMGPGRLHLVPHVNAPVADFPVRRCIGAHHYIADLTLPFGRVVHDYIKEAQAATGLAAE
- a CDS encoding patatin-like phospholipase family protein yields the protein MHQPPARGWRPERCDRVALVLQGGGALGAYQAGVYQALHEAGIEPDWVTGVSIGAINSSIIAGNKPEKRLEALRIFWERITNRKIWHYTPDGDIFRQWRNLYSSWMTSAMGQPGFFTPHQVNPWFSPVGAKTATSYYDTAALKATLLELVDFDLINEKKIRFAVGAVNVLSGNFIYFDNAHDEIEPEHIMASGALPPALPMVRIGTDHFWDGGIVSNTPLQHLLDQEDAINSLVFQVDLFSARGVLPRSIQDVMARHKDIMYSSRTRHNTDVYRRTHNLKVLLYKALAKIPDEQLSDEDRQLKSSLRRMPEIAILHLIYQQKAYEGDAKDHEFSGTSMREHWTSGYEDTKRTLKRRDWIKMPDEGMGLVVHDVHRETESA
- a CDS encoding aldehyde dehydrogenase family protein; this encodes MIQVVQAFDRKEITELASDDAAALDAKFETARKLLADRKAWLKTHQRIAILHKLADLVAEKRQDFGILIAREGGKPLTDALIETDRAIDGIRSAADFLRTRAGVEIPMGLTPASDGRRAWTIKEPIGIVAAISAFNHPLNLIVHQVAPAIATGCPVIVKPAGTTPLCCVELVKLVHKAGMPEGWVQTFLPEDQSLPEKFATDPRVAFLSFIGSARVGWHLRSVITPGARCALEHGGVAPLIIDRSADLEKIIEPVVKGGYYHAGQVCVSVQRIYVHSSLQREFIDRMAARVEALKVGDPTRPETEVGPLITPREVERVEGWIAEATSRGTRQIGGGRLSETTLKPSILVSPPRDAKVSTLEVFGPVTCVYPFDRIDDAIAEANSLPVSFQSAIFTRDLATALDAAERLDAAAVMINDHTAFRTDWMPFAGRRVSGHGVGGIPYTMHEMTAEKMIVFK
- a CDS encoding alpha/beta fold hydrolase, which encodes MNIDLDQAEFRAAHFGTGCACWPRRWLRPTRGTCKTVPDRGRGRREEGGMYLRRRTVASLHVAAVALTVLASASCTLRPLQGVLIPSSEAVEATSRVPILIGTTRTRSGSDPGEMFSREQSGEMAFAEVTVSIPPDGSRTVGEIQWPLSPPGDPRKEFVTASAGYLDRAGFNAAMTNAVKARHLNKAMVFVHGFNNRFDDAVYRYAQFVHDGRIPVIPILFSWPSQGAGNLGSYEYDRKVAGQSGAALAALVDSVNANPAIKEITFVCHSMGCLVTLAALRNRAQHGGPPSKLKNVALVAPDIGFDEFISQISAAGPRRPRIGLFLSQDDVALKISRSLAGGTARLGEFNPQDEPYRSALAQQKIAVFDLTHLGGDDAHSRAFEDVTSVMGMIRQRLAQGQQLGEDASRMASR
- a CDS encoding EF-hand domain-containing protein: MDQLFRLADKNRDGFLSASEFPVIRRAERSFAQAELGYFDDNGDGKVSRSELVDKPSRFIGQYDANADCKVTAAELKGGSSPPSDGGGRRGRGGGGPGGAGGLGPKF
- a CDS encoding FAD-binding oxidoreductase; translation: MPTAFPSPVPAIPTAPVTAELRDALRAIVGDKGFIEDEHAKQPFVTDWRGLLVGGAGAVIRPGSTEEVSKVVRLCHDHGVAIVPQGGNTGLMGAATPWPAHTGIVLSLGRMNRVLDVDPVGYAMTVEAGCVLQTLQETAARHDRFLPLSLGAEGSCMIGGNLSTNAGGVQVLRYGNARNLVFGLEVVLPNGDVWNGLRALKKDNTGYDLKHLFMGAEGTLGIITKAVLKLWPAPKDVATAWLAVRDPRAALEILSEAHAASEDNVGSCELLSRAAVDLVMRHIPGVQDPLKADTQWYLLLEWSSSRPRQDGATGMSEKLEQFLADQLEAGRVIDAVIAQTVSQSRNMWRIREAMAEASRAEGPGISYDMSVAISKIPEFIDKGLKAVLDILPSIRPYPLGHIGDGNLHFSFMGPKGMDQQTLNQYTAAITRAVNDIITSMGGSISAEHGIGIEKLDELSHYRSKTELDIMRTIKRALDPQNIMNPGKVLRV